DNA sequence from the Daphnia carinata strain CSIRO-1 chromosome 8, CSIRO_AGI_Dcar_HiC_V3, whole genome shotgun sequence genome:
TTGCTATAAAGATATACCTGTCCGTACAATTCTAGACGTCCTGCGTGTCTTTGCCGCTGACTGAAACTGCGAGTAACGCTCCAGCCTCTTCCATGTCTTCGCTGTCACCACCAGTGTCGCTATCCGTCGGCGCTCGTAAAATGTTGATTCCAGCTGGTAGAACGGAAAGCATATTTTTCTCGAGGTTCACACTAACATTGACGAAAGAATATCTATCGCCTCCTTTTTCCCAGGAAGACAGCATTGCCTTTAGCAtctgacaaaaacaataagatTTTAGTTTTGAAAACTCGTGAGAAcgaaaattttatgtttttttggcAATATACCTTAAGTGACGTGTGGTCTATATCGCTGACGCGGCTCATGTCGATAATTATAGTCTTTGGTGTAGAATCGTCAATGCTCTCACTGGATATCCTAACCAGTGCTTGGCGAAATCGTTCCACGGAAGGAAAATACAGATTGCGGTCCGCCCTGAGAATGATACGTTCTCCTACACCTTGTTTCTGTTTCAGAAAAATACAATGGAATGCCAGAAGTTCAATAACTAAACACCACACATTTAAGATTTCTAACCTTATATCTAACATAACTGGATTTCGTCCGGGTAGCTTCAtgggccaacaacaacaaatggacTAACGCGCCAATCAGAATGCCGTATTCGATGTTGATAagcaaacagaagaagaaggtcGTTCCGAAAGGAATCAACTCAATTCCTAgtgggaaaattttttttttatatgaaacGTTGTGAAAGATTTTAGAAATTATATGCAAATAACAGAAAACATACTTCTGCCTCTCCACATGGGAAGAATTTCATCAAATTCAATCATGGAGTAGACGGCAACGATGATGACGGCTCCGAGAACGGATTTGGGAATGTAGTAGAAAGTCGGCATCAGGAAGCTCAGTGCTATCAATATCACAAGGCCTACCACAGTGCAAAAGAAACGATCGAAATTTGAAATCACGAAACTAGATGAGGTATTTGAGTCTTACCGTTGAAGAAATTGGCAAATTGAGTTTTGGCTCCGCTGGCAGACATGACCGAGCTCCGGGAGAAGGACGCCGTCAGCGGCATGCATCcgaagaaagaacaaaagacCGAGCCCATCCCGACGGCAATCATCTCTTGTGTCGAGTCCGTCTTGCCTCCGTTGGCTATGGGCCAAGTGAATCAATAAGAAACATGGATCAGTTAAAAGGAAGCACTTTGTAAGGAGAGAAAATAATTACAGAAAGCTTTGGCGATCGCCACTTGTTCCAGAATGGCTATCAGTGGAACCATGACTAGACCCATGCCCAAGTCGGACACGATGGTATCAAATGTCACCAATTCGAAACCTGGATCTGTAGAGTTGGAAAGGGAAGAATTTGATATGGGACGTTCGAAGCTGAATGGTGGCAAATGAAACGATGGTACTCCTGATTTGATTTCAcctagaaaaaagaaatcgaacaATTAAGATTGTTACGCTGTTACACACAGTCAAAGTCAAATCGATCACAACCGGTGAGATTGAAAGGATGATAACCATAAAGCTCGAAAGAATAGGCAATAACGCAACCAAGGACAACAGCTAGAGCATTGCGACATGTTGAAACGAACCATATCGCTTTGCTCACATGACGGTTGCGAAGGCAGCTCCAGGTGGTACAAGCTTTTCTCATATGAGTCAGATTctataacaaagaaaaactgtCAGCCCAGTAACACTAGAGAAATGCACATTGTGAAAAGAACCTtgagaagcaaaagaaacagCATAAAGGAAAAACCGAGGAGAGTATCCCACAATTTGATATCCTTCCAGTTAGTGATGATGCCTGGGAAAACTTTGGCGAAAGATGAACCGGGAAATTTAAGACCCAAAAGAGTTTTGAATTGTGCGACTATGACAGTAGCAGCTGCGGCGGAGCAAAAACCTGAGATAACAGGCCCGGATATGAACTCCATAATCCATCCTAAAatgcaaaatcatttttaaaaacatggtTGTACTAAATGAATTCAAACTTGaatgttttctattttaccCAAGTTCAGAAGACCAGCCATCAGTTCAATGCAACCAGCGAGAAAAGACAATACGACTGCGTAGGGTGCTCCTCCTTTTACTGCATATTCATGTGTCATAAGAGCCATAACCGCTGTTGGACCAACAGTGATTTGCCGCACCGAACCAAGTAATGCGTAGACAAAGGGGCCAGCAAATGCGGTATACAATCCATactgtggaaaaaaaaacaagcaatgaGTTTGATATAATAATACACATAAATCTGAGGGTAAGTACTTCAACAGGAAGTCCTGCTACAGCCCCGTATGCGATTCCTTGAGGAATAGCTGTAAGTGCAACAGTGAAACCAGCTATGCAGTCGTGGAAGATGGATCGCAATGTGTACTTCGGGGCCCACTGCAGAAATGGCAGGCGCCTTTTTAACAATCCAGTTGTGCACGACTCACGAATCCATTGCCGAACTGGGGAGGTGTTTCCATGTTGTGATTCACTTTCCCTGTCAATGCCATTTTCATCTGTTTCCAAGTGGGGACAGGCACTGTCATTTTTCAAGACCATTTCACTGGATGTCCCCCTAGCACAAGACAAACTAAAGTATAACTTGTTATTCCAAACTGTCCCCGAATCTCCAGAATGCAAGCTCTTTGTTCGTGTGAGATTGCTGTTGAACTAACAGGAACAAAATCATGCTTCCAACTAAAACCCGCGTCATACATGTAATAACATAACTAATTTTACTTCGAAGATAAAAAACGCTTCAATTTTACCTATTTCTATGAAGCTGTGGTTTCCGTTTCGACGTTATCTCCTATCGTAGCAAGGGAGTTAACAACATCCGTGTTCAATACATTTTGAGTTATAAGAGAGAACGACGAGCTATCGAGCACGATACGACCTCATTATTCCAACGGTAGGGTTTTAAGttttaaacaagattttttctcttctgttaGATGAACATCAGAAGGAAACAACCAGCCACGTCGACTGGTATGCAAATTTACACTGCATTGTTGACAACCAGACCTGCCATCTAGCGAGTAGAATAGAATATGttgtcaaaaaaaaacgaaagcttTAGGAATGTTTGGGAAAATCCCGGCGTATTATACAGAAAAAAGTCAATAACGACGTTTGAGAATATCGTTGTCAACCGGTTCTGTTAAAAATATGCAACCATCTGGTAAATAAAAAGGTCATTCATTAAAAGTTGGTAACCgcaacataaatttttttgtatttgacgTAATTGTTCAGAGTATACAACACAGAAAAACCGAAAAATATAATCCATAAATAACGTTATGCACAATTTGTATTGAAATTTTCACAAAAGTATATGTATTTTCGGGAAATGATCTGTGATAGCATCTCCGTCCCCTAGACGACAATCTCTCGTAGTTTGTTGACTAGTTTACGGACGTAGTCTGCTGAATAGGAGTCTCTGGTGGGTTCATACGTCGGCTCCAGCGAAACGAGCGATACTGGAGGTGGAAAACAGGATTGATTGCTACTCCGTCCAGCCCACCAAGCGGCAATGTCAGGATAAGTCTTGGGCCTTTTGTTGGGATCGCTCAGCAATCTGCACAACTGACACCATCCATCCAAAGGCGCTGGGTTCACTACGTAATGCCTCCTCCAAGTAAAGTGGCTCAAATAAAGTTGGTCGTCGACCATCAGTTTCTTGAGATGCTCGGCCAGACTCTGCGGGCTATCGAAATCCCTGGCGTCCACATACGATCCAGCTGGAAGGTAAAGGGAATAGTCAGCTCCGCCAAAAACTATTGGCACCGTGTCATGTGCTAGAGCTCGATACAGTTTCTCCGTAACATAATCCGGACACAAAGAGTTCTCAAAACTGAGATAGAATCGATAATAGCGACTGAGCATGCGGTCACATTCGGGTCGATTCCGGCACGGACGTCCTCCGTGACAGTCTCCGTAAATGTCGACTGGAATGAAAAGCGACAGGTTGTGGACCAGCGATTCACGACGGCTGTCTGTCACACAATTTGAAACGAACCAGGCGGCCGTTCGTTTCTTTCGCGTCAGATCCATTCGAACCGGAACGGAGACATCGGAAGTGTCCTGAACGTAGCTTCCGTTCCTGCTGGCAGCGGACGAAAGCGGGAAATCTAAACAATGGCTGCTGGATGCCGTGTTCCGGCAATGGATGCGACCGTAAGGATGAAGACTGACAATATCCGAGTCACGCCGGTAAGTCATCGTTCTGTTAAAGTAATTATTAAAAGAGAGTCTCAGCTTGGCCAGATCAGTGTGCACTGGTGATTCGTAATTGAAGAAGATAAAAGTCTGGCGCGGATGCCTCCATCCGGGCGGAGGTAAGTCGTCGGGATCGAGGTCGCGGGCGTGAAAAATGACGGCATGGCTACGGTTCAACAAGCCACGGTCGGTCGTCGTCAGACAACAGCAGCCCGCGCTCTGCTGGCCATCAAAAGCGGCGGAAGCGCATTGGGCTTTCAGAAAAGGCGTCCTGCCCGTCCCGACATCGAAATCGTTCAAGTCAAAATATTTGGTCCAGTAGAGAATAatgatttgttgttgttgttggccgtcCTGATCTGGCAGCAGTAGCACTTGAGTCAGCGATGAAAGGCCGTCAATGGATGCGACCTGAAATGCGATATCGATCCATCGTTCAtgcattatttttcatttcgaacgAAAGCGAGTTGACTGCGCATTGTGTGAAAATAAACGAGCGGAAACTTTAGTTTCACCCATTACAAAACACTGTGTCTAACTAATGGAtgcactctctctctctctctaagcacgagaaaaaaaagggaatcgcGTGGAACACATCCGACAGGCATTATAGATCTCTTCTTGAACATTCCAATGGAGACATCTTAGACTAGCAGCCCATACATCTTTCGCAGCATTAAGCTTAGGGGGGGCGGGGGGGGATCTATAAAGCAAGACTGAAAACAGCCCTTTCTATTAAATACATGTGTGCGATATGCCCTGCGGTATCTATCGGATAAAGGCGCTGCCTGATGGATTGTACGAAGCAGAAGGAAAAGATTGTGCAATCCAGCAAGAATAGCAATCATGGAAGGCAGCAAAAGATGGAGAGAGCAGTGAACAAGTCTTCCGCAAATGAGTAATCCCGAATAATTTAAGGGATCGAATGCTTGGCGTTGTGTCTATACCAAAAACGCGCTAGCGGAAATATATGTAAAATTAGCCCATCAGCGTGACTTTCCTCTCAAACAGACGTGCCCGGCATGTTAAATCCCGAAGCATTACGAGGGCTTGATATTATAGGTCATGCCGACGCGGAAAGGCGAGCCGAAAAGTCAACAGAGCGATTTTCATATAACGATGCGAGCGTATGGTGTTGACAGCCCGATGAAGAACGAAGAGAGTTTTGTTGCATGAAATACAAGGAGCAACAAAACGTCGTCATAGTAGACAGTATTTTtcgcaagaaaaaataaaagaaatgttttcataATAGAAGGTCTCTTGACTGATGTTCTGCTGGATACATAAGACGGCATACGCACGGTCTACTGAGCTTGAAACAGTAACTAGATGGCATACACATAAAGCACAAGTCTTGTCTCAACTTGTTGGCATTGTTGATTTTTCATCAAAGAGATTGATGTTCGAGGACCTATTCTTTTTCGAGCTCGACTGAAAGGgtcccctttttaaaaaattgttattctcGCGATCACTTCCGCTATGAAATACAACAGCGGCGGATGCGGTGGGTCTTGTTGGTCGTTTCCCGTGGCAACGATATCGCACGCAATTCAATACAGATGGGTGTGCCCCCATTGCcgcaaacaacaaaaaaaggtcttTACGGCGTTGCGTGTGTGCCATATAGGTTACGGGTCAAAGCGACAGCGTGTCAAGACGTGACGTCACATGACGACAGTTGGaatcaacacaaaacaaaaaaaacaagccaaaagaaaaaacaaaatggataCTTGGCGACGATGTTGCTGTAGTCGATGTTGATCGCGGTAGGCAGGTAAAAGGTAGAGGACGATGACCGCTCCACCGATGAAACTCGTGGCCAGCCAACGTAAAAGCGTTCGCGATGGGAACGGACAACAGCAGAAGGTCTTCTTCCTGCTGTGCTGCTGCTTCAACATTTATGGTGAAATTGCGTTTAAAAATCCTCCTCCATTCAAACTGCGTCGTAAGATGTGCtcttttcacttaaaaaaacaaaaaaaaacaaaacgaaacaaaacaaaatgggggagggggggacaAGGAAATGTTGGCGAGAGGGCGGGCAACAGACACCATGCGTCCGCCGTGGTTCTACTCCGACTGTTGGCagggaaagaaatgaaaacctGCTCGGCGACAACAGCGCAATTATTATACAGTGGCGGGGCATGGCGGCGGCGTATTATATCTCGTCCTTTCTctgaaaaagggggggagggggatctaaaatataaatacatgttttttttttaacttctttttATGGCGTTTTCGGGACGTAACGGGATACGCTTTCTAACGAGCGTTCGTTATAGCGAACGCGATGGGAGACGGCGTCAATGATTTTGACATAGGGCGAGCTTACATAACGCGAGGATAGATATCAACGTAGCAAATGACACTAAGagaattatattttttttaaagtttctgAAAAAGACGGAGATCCCTTTTTGTTTGGGCGCCTTCGGCTAAAAGCCCCTGGCAAAAGAACGATAATGAATGAAACGTGAGTTGTGAGTATCACTTTCTAGAAAGGATTCATTATTAGCGGTTATGTTGTACAGCTGGTTTTAGTACGGAACCATCGGTCTGTGTGACAAGTGAATCGGAAAAAatgtcgataaaaaaaaaaataaaagtattttaaTTAACCGGAAATGTTTCGTTTCACGCTATTCTGCCTTTGGCTACAAACCTCACATTCACCCACAAAAAGAGTTGTATTTAGCTTGCGGCTATCACGCGCCACCTTCCATAATCCGGCAAGAATAAGCAGATGGAGGGGGAAGCTTTGACAggttcacgaaaaaaaacaacatccaTTCTTGGATTTAACTttatagataaaaaagaataaaacctcaaaagaaaagcacgaaaaaaaaaaaatatttaataatacTGGACGTCGCTCTTGCAATACATAAAAGATTTCCTTCGAAAATGCTTGACACCCTTACGGCAcgccgtgaaaaaaaaaaaaaaaacgttttacgTACGTCAAgcgtgaaaagaaagagaatccCGAATGTCACTATTGTGGATGCAAAGAATTCAAAAGCTCAGATAGTacaaacttttttattttttgtgcaGCCATATTTACCCACCGGATCTGATGAGATTGCTTGGGGGTGTGTAGGTGCTGTTGTGTTCCACGTACGTCAAAATATCGATCGTGAACATTTCGAACGCGCGCACTCACGAAACCTGAAAGCATCGTCTGGATGGCCATCAAAGTCGTCTATGCTATCACTTTGCTTGTACATAATAGATCGAGTTTCATACAACACCGACGTgttcaaactaaaaaaacaaacattagtTTTAATTGATGTGAATCTTGGGCTTAGAATTGCGCTGGCAATGTAGTCATCCTTTGAAACTGAAATAAGGAAATCAATGCGTTTAAATCCCAGGTTAGTGCGATGTAGTCCCTCGTTATTTGTGCATGTTCATCCCAAAAAAATGCCAAGATGATGTACACCTCGTTCAGCCAAGTGCAGACGTTAAAATGGAGGAATTGCG
Encoded proteins:
- the LOC130703674 gene encoding sodium-independent sulfate anion transporter-like, giving the protein MVLKNDSACPHLETDENGIDRESESQHGNTSPVRQWIRESCTTGLLKRRLPFLQWAPKYTLRSIFHDCIAGFTVALTAIPQGIAYGAVAGLPVEYGLYTAFAGPFVYALLGSVRQITVGPTAVMALMTHEYAVKGGAPYAVVLSFLAGCIELMAGLLNLGWIMEFISGPVISGFCSAAAATVIVAQFKTLLGLKFPGSSFAKVFPGIITNWKDIKLWDTLLGFSFMLFLLLLKNLTHMRKACTTWSCLRNRHVSKAIWFVSTCRNALAVVLGCVIAYSFELYGYHPFNLTGEIKSGVPSFHLPPFSFERPISNSSLSNSTDPGFELVTFDTIVSDLGMGLVMVPLIAILEQVAIAKAFSNGGKTDSTQEMIAVGMGSVFCSFFGCMPLTASFSRSSVMSASGAKTQFANFFNGLVILIALSFLMPTFYYIPKSVLGAVIIVAVYSMIEFDEILPMWRGRRIELIPFGTTFFFCLLINIEYGILIGALVHLLLLAHEATRTKSSYVRYKKQGVGERIILRADRNLYFPSVERFRQALVRISSESIDDSTPKTIIIDMSRVSDIDHTSLKMLKAMLSSWEKGGDRYSFVNVSVNLEKNMLSVLPAGINILRAPTDSDTGGDSEDMEEAGALLAVSVSGKDTQDV
- the LOC130703657 gene encoding alpha-(1,3)-fucosyltransferase C-like; translation: MLKQQHSRKKTFCCCPFPSRTLLRWLATSFIGGAVIVLYLLPAYRDQHRLQQHRRQVASIDGLSSLTQVLLLPDQDGQQQQQIIILYWTKYFDLNDFDVGTGRTPFLKAQCASAAFDGQQSAGCCCLTTTDRGLLNRSHAVIFHARDLDPDDLPPPGWRHPRQTFIFFNYESPVHTDLAKLRLSFNNYFNRTMTYRRDSDIVSLHPYGRIHCRNTASSSHCLDFPLSSAASRNGSYVQDTSDVSVPVRMDLTRKKRTAAWFVSNCVTDSRRESLVHNLSLFIPVDIYGDCHGGRPCRNRPECDRMLSRYYRFYLSFENSLCPDYVTEKLYRALAHDTVPIVFGGADYSLYLPAGSYVDARDFDSPQSLAEHLKKLMVDDQLYLSHFTWRRHYVVNPAPLDGWCQLCRLLSDPNKRPKTYPDIAAWWAGRSSNQSCFPPPVSLVSLEPTYEPTRDSYSADYVRKLVNKLREIVV